Proteins found in one Labrus bergylta chromosome 8, fLabBer1.1, whole genome shotgun sequence genomic segment:
- the cd4-2.2 gene encoding CD4-2 molecule, tandem duplicate 2, which translates to MKTITWFGFVLGALSAAGEVIWTKPGQTAIFKCQAESYGTLEWLHHGTERIIRVDGRTGQQSKAHSDIVKRSAASETTLTVSSVKEADAGRFTCKVDRRVQEYTLLVVSVPSGVLQVGSTAKLQVKGKSSSTSVVQWKGPDGHLTDSETIQLNPVALSHNGTWECLFTLDKVTHKKSLEIKVEVPAPETAAPLPSQKSKDCHNCVTNPQPKETPLLQELSWWVWVALGVGCLVVILLIVFVIVLCVRIRRRKRKYQRRQNGQQPLKPRQFCQCNRPTAAAKPQQGRRREKPLALPRQPLLME; encoded by the exons ATGAAGACTATAACGTGGTTTGGTTTTG TGCTGGGTGCACTCTCTGCTGCCGGGGAAGTGATTTGGACAAAACCAGGGCAGACCGCCATTTTCAAATGTCAAGCCGAGTCCTACGGTACACTGGAGTGGCTTCATCATGGAACTGAACGGATCATTAGAGTTGATGGGAGGACTGGCCAACAAagcaaag CTCACAGTGATATCGTAAAAAGGTCAGCAGCAAGTGAAACAACTCTGACGGTCTCTTCAGTGAAGGAAGCAGACGCTGGAAGGTTCACTTGTAAAGTAGACAGGAGAGTACAAGAATATACGCTTCTTGTTGTCTCAG TCCCCTCTGGTGTTCTCCAGGTGGGCAGCACAGCTAAACTCCAGGTAAAAGGTAAGAGCTCTAGCACCTCAGTGGTGCAGTGGAAGGGTCCAGATGGACATCTCACAGATTCCGAGACGATTCAGCTCAATCCGGTAGCCCTCTCCCATAACGGGACCTGGGAGTGTTTGTTCACACTAGACAAAGTGACCCACAAAAAAAGCCTTGAAATCAAAGTCGAAG taCCAGCTCCTGAAACAGCTGCACCATTACCTTCGCAAAAATCAAAGGACTGCCACAACT GTGTTACTAACCCTCAACCCAAGGAGACCCcgctgctgcaggagctcagCTGGTGGGTGTGGGTTGCACTGGGAGTTGGCTGCCTCGTTGTGATTCTCCTGATTGTCTTTGTCATAGTTTTGTGCGTGAGGATCAGAAGAAGGAAG agaaaataTCAGAGGAGGCAGAATGGCCAGCAGCCACTGAAGCCCCGACAGTTCTGCCAGTGTAACCG CCCAACAGCTGCAGCCAAACCGCAGCAAGGACGCCGGCGAGAGAAGCCATTGGCCCTCCCCCGGCAACCCCTGCTAATGGAGTGA